In Nocardioides marinus, one DNA window encodes the following:
- a CDS encoding PaaI family thioesterase, protein MTPVGDPGPFSAHLGFRVLRADAEGAVVEADPQPEHLNGGGILHGGYLSALLDSATGWAVHGAGPEGMVAPHVTLTTQFLRAGTAGEPLQATATCTSLGRRICTTQGEITQGGRVIARATGTHAVILGG, encoded by the coding sequence ATGACCCCAGTCGGAGACCCCGGACCGTTCTCGGCGCACCTCGGCTTCCGGGTGCTGCGCGCCGACGCCGAGGGGGCGGTCGTCGAGGCGGACCCGCAGCCCGAGCACCTCAACGGCGGCGGCATCCTGCACGGGGGCTACCTCAGCGCCCTGCTGGACAGCGCGACGGGCTGGGCCGTCCACGGCGCCGGACCCGAGGGCATGGTGGCACCCCACGTCACCTTGACCACGCAGTTCCTCCGCGCCGGCACGGCCGGCGAACCCCTGCAGGCCACCGCCACCTGCACCAGCCTCGGGCGGCGCATCTGCACCACGCAGGGCGAGATCACCCAGGGCGGCCGGGTCATCGCCCGTGCCACCGGCACGCACGCCGTGATCCTCGGCGGCTGA